GGCGTGCGACGGGACCGTGAGCGTGCGCGCCGGACCTGTTCGGTCACCCGCTGACGGGCCTGCGCCATCTCCTCGTCGCTCAGGGGGCCGTGTTCCTCCTCCCACTCCGACACGGCCGCCAAGCCGTCGCGAACGAGCAACGCACGCCGAGCGGCGGTGGTCATCCAGGCCGAGACGCTGACTCCCTCCTCGGCAGCGGCGGCCAGTACGCCTTCGTGGACGTCAGGGTCCACGGTGATCGCAAGCTTCGGCGATGGCTTCCCCCTGGGCATCCCTCAAACTCTACTACCACAGTAGGAGGGACGAGGTGGCAGACCGATTCGGCGTTCCTCTCGGCATCGACGATGGCCTCGACAGGTGGAGTCAAGCGGACGGTGGCTTGGCGGGAAGTTGCACCATGACGAAGAGCCCCCCGCCCGCCCGGGGGGCGAGGGTGAGCGTTCCGTCGTGCGCCCGAGTGATGCTGTCGACGATTGCCAGGCCGAGGCCGGCACCTGCATGGTCGGCGCGTATCCGTTCGGTGCCGCGAAGAAACGGCTCGACGAGAGTGGATACGAACTGCGGGGTGAGGGTCTCGCCGGTGCTCTCGACCGTGAGCGCGGCGGACCTGGAGTCACCGCTGGTCGAGACCCACACCGTGCCGCGTTCGGGCAAGTTGTGGACGATCGCGTTGTGCACGAGGTTCGTCGTCAGTTGGAGCAGCAGCGCGTGAGAACCCAAAGTGGGGGTCTCGTCGGCCGAGGTCCTGATGGTGAGCCCACGCCCTTCGGCGAGTGCGAGGAGCGTCTCGGTGGCTTCCTCTGCGACGAGCGACAGCTCGACGGGTTCTCGGGCGAAGGCCCGCCTGTCGGTGCGGCTGAGCAGAAGCAACGCCTCGGTGAGGTCGATGGCGCGTCTGTTGACGGCGTGAAGCCGGTCGAGCAGGTCAGCCGTGTCGCGGTCAGGATCGGCGCGGCCTGCTTCGAGCAGGGTCTGCATGATGGACAGCGGGGTGCGCAGCTCGTGGGAGGCGTTGGCTGCGAATCGCTGCTGTTCGCTGTCGTGGGCTTCGAGGCGGGCGAGCATGGTGTCGAAGGCGTCGGCGAGGCCGCGGAACTCGTCTCTGCGGCCAGGAAGTTCGATGCGGTGGGAGAGCGATCCGTTGGCGGCCATGCGGGCGGCCTCCGTGATGCGAGTCACGGGGGCGAGCATCCGGCCGGCGAGAAGCCAACCTCCCAGCAGGCCGACCAGGAGAAGGACAGCCAGAACTGCGGCTGCCTTTGGGGCGAAGGCGTGCAAGAGGTTGGACCGGACGGGGAAGGGGCCCGGAAGGTGGTTGTCGGGGTTGTTGAGGAGCGCTTGCTCGGGGACGTATCGCAGGAGGAACAGCCACACGGCGGCGAGCAGCAGGACACCGGCGAGCATGAGGAAGCCGGCGTAGGTGAGGGTGAGCTTGAGGCGAACGCTCAACCCCGGGGCTCTATCCACGGCCCGGTCCGCCCGGCTCGGTGTCCGACTTGATGTCGATGCGGTAGCCGACGCCCGGCACGGTGGCGATGAGCCAGGGTTCGCCCAGCCGTTTGCGCAGCGACGAGACCGTGATGCGGACGGCGTTGGTGAACGGGTCGGCGTTCTCGTCCCACGCCTGT
The genomic region above belongs to Acidimicrobiales bacterium and contains:
- a CDS encoding YlcI/YnfO family protein — protein: MPRGKPSPKLAITVDPDVHEGVLAAAAEEGVSVSAWMTTAARRALLVRDGLAAVSEWEEEHGPLSDEEMAQARQRVTEQVRRARSRSRRTP
- a CDS encoding HAMP domain-containing sensor histidine kinase; protein product: MSVRLKLTLTYAGFLMLAGVLLLAAVWLFLLRYVPEQALLNNPDNHLPGPFPVRSNLLHAFAPKAAAVLAVLLLVGLLGGWLLAGRMLAPVTRITEAARMAANGSLSHRIELPGRRDEFRGLADAFDTMLARLEAHDSEQQRFAANASHELRTPLSIMQTLLEAGRADPDRDTADLLDRLHAVNRRAIDLTEALLLLSRTDRRAFAREPVELSLVAEEATETLLALAEGRGLTIRTSADETPTLGSHALLLQLTTNLVHNAIVHNLPERGTVWVSTSGDSRSAALTVESTGETLTPQFVSTLVEPFLRGTERIRADHAGAGLGLAIVDSITRAHDGTLTLAPRAGGGLFVMVQLPAKPPSA